One Sphingomonas sp. OV641 genomic window carries:
- a CDS encoding ribbon-helix-helix domain-containing protein, which produces MIDIRPPHGGFAGPVKRSITIAGHPTSISLEPLFWHALEQAAAARRLPLSALVAEIDAVRIGAADPPNLASALRTWLLAETMRRQADDGLSPA; this is translated from the coding sequence ATGATCGATATCCGGCCGCCACACGGCGGGTTCGCCGGGCCCGTCAAGCGATCGATCACCATCGCCGGCCATCCTACCTCGATCAGCCTTGAACCCTTGTTCTGGCATGCGTTGGAACAGGCGGCGGCTGCGCGTCGATTGCCGTTGTCCGCGCTGGTCGCGGAAATCGACGCCGTGCGCATCGGCGCAGCCGATCCCCCCAATCTGGCCAGCGCGCTGCGGACCTGGCTGCTGGCGGAAACGATGCGCCGGCAAGCGGATGACGGCCTGTCACCCGCCTGA